A segment of the Lelliottia amnigena genome:
GCGCAGCGTCGTGGAGTAGATCCCGGTGATCGTGCTGTTGCGAACCATGGTGTAAAACATGCGCAGGATCGCTTCCGGCTCGCGCATAAACAGCGTTTCGTCGCGCAGGTCGATCAAGGTACCGCGCAGCTGGAATTCGTCATCGATCGGGCGCGGCTTTTCATCCGGGGTCAGCGCCAGGATCGCTTCATCGAAAAGCTGCAATAGCATCTGATTAAGTTCACTCACGCGACGGGTGACGCGGAAGAAATCCTTCATCATATGTTCAACCGGCTCGTTGCCTTCACCGCTGTAGTTCAGGCGCTGGGCGACGCTCAACTGCCTGTCGAACAGCAGACGGTTGTCATAGCGGGTGACCTCAAGATGCAGCGCAAAACGGATCCGCCATAGCAGATGCAGGCATTCGTTTAGCTCGTTGCGTTCGGCTTCGGTTAAAAAGCCAAAGCCGACCATCTCATCAAGGGATGTCGCGCCAAAATGGCGACGGGCAACCCACTGAAGCGTGTGGATGTCGCGCAACCCACCCGGGCTGCTTTTGATATCTGGCTCAAGATTATAGCTGGTGCCGTGATACCGCTGGTGGCGCACATTTTGTTCTTCAACCTTGGCGGCAAAGAATTTTTCGGAAGGCCAGAAGCCTTCGCTGAAAATGTGCTTCTGTAGTTCAAGAAACAGCGCGACGTCGCCAATCAGCAAACGTGTTTCGATCAGATTGGTGGCGACGGTCAGATCGGATAGCCCTTCGAGCAGACACTCTTCAAGCGTGCGAACGCTGTGGCCCACTTCCAGCTTGACGTCCCACAGCAGCGTCAGCAGTTCACCAATTTTTTGCGCCTGTTCGTCCGACAGCTTTTTACGGCTCAGGACGAGCAGGTCGATGTCGGACAATGGGTGTAACTCACCGCGTCCGTACCCGCCGACAGCGACCAGCGCGACGTCGCTGATTTGCCCAAAGCCATAATCAATCCACAGCCGTTGCAGCATTTGGTCGATAAATTCGGTGCGCGCTTCAATGAGCGCTTCCGCAGAAATGCCTTCGTCAAAGGCTTTACCCAGCCAACGCTGAAATACCTCAATGTGCGCTTTGATATCCGCACACGTCAGCTCACGCTGAGGCCACACTCCCGGGTTGTCCGGCTGATCGGGCAGGGTGGGGAGTGCCGTGTTGGCATACTGTTCGGGTAAAAGGTTATTCATCTACGTCACCCATAAGTAAAAGCTATCGCCATTAAAAAAGCCGGCATTCGCCGGCTTCTTATTATTCGTTGTGCGAGAGTATCGCCGGGATGGTGTCATCCTTTCGCAACGTCATAATTTCGCAGCCGTTGTCTGTGACCACAATAGTATGCTCGTACTGCGCAGACAAGCTTCTGTCTTTGGTTTTTACCGTCCAGCCATCTTTCATGGTGCGGATGCGGTAGTCGCCGGAGTTCACCATCGGTTCGATAGTAAAGGTCATGCCTTTTTGCAGCACCACGCCGCCATCGTCTGCATCGTAGTGCAGAACCTGCGGTTCTTCGTGGAAGACGCGACCAATGCCGTGACCGCAGTATTCGCGAACCACGGAAAAACCTTCCGCTTCGACAAATTTCTGAATGGCGGCACCGAGGGTACGCAGACGAATGCCTGGTTTCACCATCTTCAACGCCAGATAGAGGCTTTCTTGCGTCACACGACACAGGCGCTCGCCCAGAATGGTGGGCTTGCCGACGATAAACATTTTTGAGGTGTCGCCGTGATATTCGTCTTTAATGACGGTCACGTCGATGTTAACGATATCACCGTCCTTCAGCAGCTTCTCATCATCCGGGATGCCGTGGCAGACGACTTCATTAATAGAGATACAGACGGATTTCGGGAAGCCGTGGTAGCCCAGGCAAGCGGAAACCGCGTGCTGCTCATTAACGATATAGTCATTACAGATGCGATCCAGCTCGCCGGTGCTGACGCCCGGTTTAATGAACGGCTCGATCATTTCCAGCACTTCAGCGGCCAGACGACCGGCGACGCGCATTTTTTCAATTTCTTCAGGGGTCTTAATAGAGATAGCCATGTAATCTGTCCATCAGTGTCGATTTTTTCGACGATACTAGTCTTTGTGTTGTCAATGGTATCAGTCCCTCGCACTTGCTGCCAAATTGAGAATCAGTAACAGCACATCAGGCCAACAATTATTGGTTTCTGCCGGTGTTTTGTGGTATA
Coding sequences within it:
- the map_1 gene encoding methionine aminopeptidase, coding for MAISIKTPEEIEKMRVAGRLAAEVLEMIEPFIKPGVSTGELDRICNDYIVNEQHAVSACLGYHGFPKSVCISINEVVCHGIPDDEKLLKDGDIVNIDVTVIKDEYHGDTSKMFIVGKPTILGERLCRVTQESLYLALKMVKPGIRLRTLGAAIQKFVEAEGFSVVREYCGHGIGRVFHEEPQVLHYDADDGGVVLQKGMTFTIEPMVNSGDYRIRTMKDGWTVKTKDRSLSAQYEHTIVVTDNGCEIMTLRKDDTIPAILSHNE